In Solimonas sp. K1W22B-7, the DNA window GTGCAGCGCTGTACCTGAGGTATAAGAGCAGCCTATCGCCGCTGCCCACGCAGGCGCGGCCGGGGGAGACATGTACGCACGACGCAAGCACCGCGCCGCCCTGATCCTGGGCGCTGCCCTGGCGGCCACCCCGCCGGCGCAGGCCTTCGAGAGCAGGTTCGGCGATGCCACGCTGCAGGTGGACACCCTGCTGACGGCGGGCGTCGCCGTGCGCGTGCAGGACCGCGACCCCGGCCTGGTCAGCCGCGGCAACGGCGGCACGGGTCTGTCCTCCAACATCGACGACGGCAACCTCAACTACGACCGCGGCGACATCACCTACGCGCCACTACAGTTCAACCAGGACCTGAACCTGAGCTGGGGCGACTACGGCGCCTTCGTGCGCATCTACGGCTACTACGATCCGGTCAACGCGGAGTTCGACGAGGCCGCGCTCAATGGCCGCCGCCGCGACGACCGCGTGGTGGAGGCCTACGCCGCCGACCTGCGCCTGCTCGACGGGTACGCCTATGGCAACTTCGAGCTTGCCGACATGCCGCTGAGCTTGCGCATCGGCAACCAGGTGGTGAGCTGGGGCGAGAGCACTTTCATCCAGTTCGGCATCAATTCGATCAACACCTATGACCTGACCAAGCTGCGCTACCCCGGTTCCGAGCTGAAGAACGTTTTCGTGCCGGTGCCGCTGGTCTATGCCCAGCTTGGCGTCACCGACGAAATCAGCTTCGAGGCCTTCTACCAGCTCGGCAACGAGAAGGTGGTGGTCGATCCCCAGGGCAGCCTGTTCGGGCAGGTGGACGGCCTGGCGACCGGCGGCGAGTTCCTGATCCTGGAGAGCGTGTTCTTCGAACAGAACGACCTGCCCGACGGCTACAGGATCTTCCGCCGCAAGGACAAGGACGCGCGCAAGGACGGGCAGTTCGGCTTCGCGCTCACCGCCATCGTGCCGGACTGGAACAGCATGGAGTTCGGCCTGTTCTTCATGAACATCCACTCCAGCCTGCCGCTGACCAGCGGCTACGCGCTGAGCGAGGCGCAGTGGCAGCAGTACAACGAGATCAGCGCCACCGGCACGCAGGACCCCAGCGGCCTCACCGGCGTGCTGCTGGTGCGCGGCCTGCTGGCGCCGGAGTCCTTGTCTGCCGCGCAGATCGAGAAGCTGCGCGGCATCCACGGGGTCGGCGGCTACCGGCTGGAGTACCCGGAAGACATCCAGGTCACCGGCATCAGCTTCAATACGGATACACCGTTGGGAGTGGCCTTGCAGGGCGAGTTCAGCTGGCGCCATGGCCAGCCCTTCCAGATCGACGACTACGAGCTGGTCTACCACGGCCTGGCGCCGGTCACGCAACTCGCCGGCCCGGTGGGCGGCACCGCCTTCTCGATGTTCTTCCCCGAGAACCAGCTGGGGCAGGACGTGGCGCCGGGCAGCTACTTCCAGGGCTACCGGCGCATGGACATGCTGCAGTGGCAGCTCACCGGCACCTA includes these proteins:
- a CDS encoding DUF1302 domain-containing protein is translated as MYARRKHRAALILGAALAATPPAQAFESRFGDATLQVDTLLTAGVAVRVQDRDPGLVSRGNGGTGLSSNIDDGNLNYDRGDITYAPLQFNQDLNLSWGDYGAFVRIYGYYDPVNAEFDEAALNGRRRDDRVVEAYAADLRLLDGYAYGNFELADMPLSLRIGNQVVSWGESTFIQFGINSINTYDLTKLRYPGSELKNVFVPVPLVYAQLGVTDEISFEAFYQLGNEKVVVDPQGSLFGQVDGLATGGEFLILESVFFEQNDLPDGYRIFRRKDKDARKDGQFGFALTAIVPDWNSMEFGLFFMNIHSSLPLTSGYALSEAQWQQYNEISATGTQDPSGLTGVLLVRGLLAPESLSAAQIEKLRGIHGVGGYRLEYPEDIQVTGISFNTDTPLGVALQGEFSWRHGQPFQIDDYELVYHGLAPVTQLAGPVGGTAFSMFFPENQLGQDVAPGSYFQGYRRMDMLQWQLTGTYLWGPDNPFKAEQWTILVEFGATKILDMPDKAELRFEGPGTFQKGGTEGVSDNYYSEDFGWGYRVLTFLNYANFLGSSWNFTPTLTFFHDINGTPAGPARSFIEDSMQAQASMRFEYLGRWAFDLSYISFFGVGKDYRNTNLLHDRDSAAFSVKYAF